GCACTCGgacctaaaaagaaaattggtGGACCAGGAAGTGCGACAGGCAGTAGCAGTTCATCAGGTTTAGGTTCTTCAGCACCACCCTCTGGTGGTTCATCATCATCGTCCTCTAACAAAACTCCTTCGCCATCGAATACAACTAAGTGGCAGCTGAGTACGTATTTCAATAAGGCTCCCCTGCATCAAACTCCAACGCAAGATGTTGTTTCTCCCTCCACGACTTCGGTGGTAAATTCTGTAAACTCTATGAATGTGGCCAATATTAATATGCCCATAACATTGCGTGGAGGTGCTCAAATAATACCCGAACCACCACAGCAGTtgacaaatataaaaaatgaaTCTATGCTCGACGAAAATGAGGAGGATGTTGACGATGTCGAAAGTCGTTCTTTTAGAAGGTCAAGGTCAACCAAAAAGGATGCTGGCAAAAATGAATCATTCCCTCATCCGGGTCTGGCAGCAACAACGGCAGCTTTCCCAACTCGAAAAACTCCTGCAAGCCTGTCGGTTACTCCCCTATCGCCTATGCTGACTGACATTAAGAAGGAAGCTTCCACTCCCCATCCCAGTTTGGTGATGGGTTCTAACCAGCAACAGATGAATGATTATTTGGCAATGTCCTCGAACCAAATTAAACATGAAACCTTGGTTATAGCTGGAGGTCATACAACAGTTACATCCTATGGCGTTGAGAGGTTTAGCAACCTTTCATCCGACAGCAATATTAGTGACGAAGGAACGAGAGAACGCTTGCCTGTACGTGGCCCAGGAGGTACATTGCAGATTTCCGGTGTTCCTGCGACTATCACTGCTTTACCGCGTTCTCCGCCAATAGTGCAGAAGGCTCCCATACCAAATACCGTAACAATGATACCTATAGGTCCACTACCTTCCTCGCCTCCCTCTGTGGTTGGCGGCAGGTCCCTTGGTTCTGCCCAACCTACACCGACAAGAGccaaaaaacctcgcaagaaaCCGAAACAGACACAAAGGACGATTATGGCACCGGATACTAGCGATGAAGAGCAGGAAGATATGGGAAAACAACGACTTGCTTCTCCTACAGTGGCTAAAACTATGACTACTCCTGGTGGTACAAAGAAGGGAAGAGGGCGGCCGCGAAAGACTCCGAATCAAAGTGGAAACTTGAGCTCAGCCTCATCCGCCTCCACATCGGCCAAAGGACCAACACTAACCGCCAAAAAAGATATCAACAAGAAACCATCACCTGCCTCAACTACAACGCCTTCGAAAGAAACTTCGGCCACAGCccgaagaagaatgtcaagacttAGTTCTACGGTGCAAGACACGCCAACACCCATAACTACGACACCAGTAAAGCCAATTCCTATTGTAGCAGCAGCTAAAATTGTGCCACCGACTCACATAACATCACAGTCTAATGAAACGATGTTGAACACAAGCGACGATTCTAGTTCATCATCGGATTCTTCATCATATTCTAATTCGAAGTCATCCTCATCGTCATCGGATTCAGAAGCGGAGGGCACCAAAAACAATGCCACCCTTGGCCCTATAGCATCTTCATCATCTGATGATAACGATGAGATGATAGGTTCAAAGTCAGCAGCCGCCGCACAGAACCAAAAACAAAGTGATCCTAAAACAACCATTGTGGCCCCAAAACGCATTGTAAAGATCTTCAAGTCTTCACTTGAAGATCTGTCCACAGCGTCATCGACAAAAGCCAACAACATATGTTTATCTTCATCGTCTTCTTCTGAATCGTCGGCTGACGATTTTCGTACCACTTCAagtttcaacaacaacaatcagcaAGTGGTATCGGTGACGTCTACGGTCGCCGCCGCTGGCAATACTGGTGGAGGTGGAAGTTCTTCACAGCGATCGGTGAATCAGCAGTCACCCTATAAAGTTTCCAGTACTTTGTCAAGTCGAAGTCGCAAACACACTCCATGTTCGAGTGCCTTTTCTTCTGAGTCGAGTGGAGAGGATAATTCCGATTCAGATTTGGGAGAGGCCAATAAAGAAACGGTAAGTTAGCTTCTCACTTTTTTAAGAATTTGTCAATCATTTATAGACATTTTCATTTGCAGAATCTTAAACGTGATAAGCCCAAAAgtgataaaaacaaaattagtaCACTGACCCGTATCTTCAAAACTTCCAATGAAGGTGGAGCCAAGAAACAGGGTCAAGTCGTTATTGTGGATCAATCTGaggaacaacaacagcagcaacaacagaagCATATTTCGCCAGCCCTAAGAAGTTCACAAGAAAATTTGGCATCAGCACACACACCCTTGCAGAGCACTTCTACTTCTCACTCGCCACGTTTGACGCCTGGTGGCCATTTGAGATCACCCAGATCTTTACCAATGCAGCCTTTGGCTAATCAGGTCTTGACCGCAGGTTGTATGATGGCCGCAGCGTCACATCGCACCCCGGACCGAGCGCCGTTTGATCGTGTTACCACAAGTGCGGAAAGGAAATTACAACAACGTATAAAAACCCCAACGAGAACGCCGACACGAACACCTCCAACTACAAGGACACCAACACCCACTCCCTCGGCAGCGGTTGCTGCTGCAGCTGCCAACTCAACAGCCAGTTCAGTGGCGAATCCTCCATCCGTTTCTCCAGTTGCAGCTACGGCGGCAGCTACCGCATTGCCAGCACGTTTGCCCTCGTCGTTGATATGTAAAATTGATCTCTCCCGTTTGTTACCCATACCAGTAGAATGGCATGCGAATACTTATCGTTTATATGGCGGTCAGGGCCAATGTGGCCAACAATTGACACCTGCCAGCGCTGGACGCACACCAATATACGATCATGAGACAATACTCAATGCTGATCTGCAATCATGTAATTCACAGATGCGTTTAAAATCCTCAGCCGGTGGTGGCTGCACTGGAAGCGGTGGCAGTGGTAATGCCACACCCAAAAGTACTGGGAATCGTACTCCACTGCAAACAATTTCTAACGCATCGGAAAGAGAACTTTCACACTCGCGAGAGAGTTTGCATGAAATATCCAAAGACATCGTTAACCCAGGACGTTTGAGTAGTCGATCTACAGATGGCAGCATTGGTGGAGGTGGTTCCACCCCAAAAGATCTAAGCGCACATTTACCACCTCCTGGTCCACCAAATGGTTACAGCTCGGCAGCAGCTATGGCGAGGGGTTATGCCTCTCCCAGTGCACTCATGAGCGGAAAATTGGGTTTATCCGGAGTGAAACACGAACAAATAATCAAACACGAACCAGACGCACCCGAATACAACACCGCTAATTGTAATGAGACAAAATTCAAAACCGATGCCACTTCCACAGACCCATCACTTATCAAACAAGAACTGCTAATACTCAAACAGGACTTCAAACCCAGTGATCTGATGAATATAACTGATAAGGCCACTGCGTTGTGTTCACCAAAGGACCAAATGCAGTTGGTAGATGCTAAACCGCGGCGTAAACGTAGTTCCAGTTCTAGTTCAAGTCCTTACAAAGAAAAGAAACGGAAAAGGGAAAAGGAGAGAGATAAAGATAAGGATAGAGATAAAGATAAAGACAGAGACAGAGAGAAGGACAAAGAAAGGGAAAAGGAGAAGGAGCGAGAAAAGGACAAGGAAATGCTTGTGTTGGACAAAGATAAGGCTATGGTTACCGATTCCTTTAAACCCGCAAAGGATTCTCTAGATACTGAAATGATAAATGCAAACGGACAAACACAGGTAAGAATGTTTGATTCTTTATTTTAAACAGAATGCATacttaacaaattttaaatctGTTATTTTGTCTTAATTTATAGAAAGAGGATATTCATATGATGAATCAACAATTTCCTCCCACTAATCATGAGCGGTTACTACCGGAGAAGCCAATGCTGCAGCCGCAGGAACAACACGAAAAATCAAAtagcaacaataataacaatatatgcagtaataataacaacaacagcaccaaCTCAACATGTAATGTTTCCAACACTGCCAGTCCTGCGCATTTACAAAGTAGTAACACATTAACGACGACCACAACAACCACAACGGCAGTACTACCATCGCCATCATCACAACCTACCACAATCATGCCTCCTCCATCAAATGTGGGACTAATCTCAGCCATCACAACACCAGCACCACCAACATTAATAACTGCAGCTTCGGTAGCACCACAGGCAGCAGCAATGCCATTGGCACCACCAATTAACACCACCTCTAACGCAAGTAGTTCCATTTATCCGCCAACTTCGTTTGCTCCTGCCGCTATTACGTCGGGAGGAGCCACGGCGGGAACCTGTAATGTTGCAGTGCCACCAACACCTCAAGTTGTGTACCGTTACCGTTCCTATTTCGAACGAGATGATGATGCTATAAGCGATGAATTCAGGTTTGTTGCGGAATCACTTATTGAATATTCGAATTCCTCTACCTACTCCACCACCAACAACACTACCAAATCCTCCGTAACGGTCaagtttcaaaatttattccaaaAGTAAACTAAACGTTTCGTTTTTTCGTTTCCTTTACAATTTCAAAATAATGGCCGTATTCGCAAAACTTTACAAAGCCTTAAAATCGggttatttttcaaataaacctatttcaaatctacatgaagttttgtgaataccggtgtaagTCTTTAACATGTCActatttgtcttttttttttataagaactTCGGTTTTCTTCCGCTCACATTGAATTTTTATGATACTCtattttaaagaatattttcttctattttaatttattaaatttagcAAAGACAAGGATAATAACAAATTTCTGCAAGAGGCCATACAAAGAAAACATGCAGCAGATCGGGAGCAGAATACATTTAATCAAGTAGCTTTGTATCTGGAAGCGGTAGTCTATTTTCTGTTAACAGGGGCAGCCATGGAACAACACGGCCGCTTTGAAGATCCAGCCTGGACTATATACAAGGACACATTGTCATTGATTAAGTGAGTAAAGTGCAAACATTTCTATTATTGTCTATATGTCGTATGCATATATGTAGAATATGGTTATAGGAAAAACTATACATAGTTTGGTTTTTCTTAAAACCGCTCCGGAGGGATGGAatcatatttattttgtcattcatttatttatgcCATTAGCAGTctgacagtctttaaaattaagtTAAATTCTGATACAAATCATATTTTCGATCATAGACTGGAAGTTGTTTTAAAGCTTATAACTTCTCGCTTATATTTAAAATGATGAGTTTATTAATAATACCCCATTGGAACTATCGCTGTCACGCGCCCACCGGCTGCGAATAGTGGTATGCTCCATGCGGAGTAACTGCGATTGCAATCGCTGTATCTAGTAGTGAGAGGCTCGATGGTACCGCCTTTTTCTTGATAAGGGCGAGTAATTGACGCCTTTACCGaaggccatcatgttcccgagGAGATCGCTTCAATAGACTGGAACGACCTTGCTCACCTATATGGCATAGACTAGGATGGCCAACTCCACATGCAAAGATGGCAATTTAGAACTGTCACTGATGAGTCATGTTAAGTTTTAAAGTAACCACACGGTCATAGTAGATATATTTTAACTCGATGGATTCCTGTCATCGGCAagcgctgccgcctcagtgtacaacacactgctacagtaACAACAATAACCTTTTAGAAGCTCGATATGGAGTCTTAATCTAAATACAATTCATTGGTTCTACAGGAGCAATGAAAAGGAAGTGGTAGCATAGGTGTCGTAATGTGAACCATGCCTACAAGGCAACAAAAGACAATTCTGGTTGTCAAATTAATAGACATACAAACTGCGAATATAGGAGGTCGCACAAGGCTGGATATTGTTGGCGATGACAGAAATTTGACTACGTTATCAGAAGTCGAGACACTGCTTCAAGCCGCACGGTCTTGGATAGACGGAATTCTGCTATTGCCATCTGGCAGTTCATGCTACATGGATTGATAAAAGCTAGAGAAAAACATGGGTCTGGGAGTTTCCTTTGAGGACCCGGGGGCTcagatctgtttccgactgaCCGATCATAACACCTTCCTGCAGTCGCAAATTCTGCCGATCACAGACAGCACGAGGACGTCGCACAGTAATATGACCATCAGGTCTATAACAGCCAGGACGGTGATGTCACGGACAGAAATTAacgccatggcagccggttgtacgtaccggattggccaGATGGAGTcgcttcagtgtacaacaaccacagcgACTTCTCTGCCATCGTTTGGTGGGTCATAGCGTCCAAAGCGGAGCAAGGGAATGAATGGGCCGTGAATACTAGAGAAATGCCTTCAGTAAACTTGGTGAATCTGAAGGCTTTCGgtgcgacgcagtccgagttaagaacgTGGGCTACAATGTACCACAGTGGAAAAGTGAAACGGTTGTTAGGACGACGAAACTAATAGGGAGATTcgaatcgtgagaagatgaggcgaATACTGAAAGgcaataagaaggaggtcagtatggctgATGGTATCATTGTGGGGAATATAGAACTACGGACGCACTTATACAGAATGCGTGCGATAAATGATAGCGCTTGTGTAGGGTTTGTGGGGAgatgagacgttgcagcatttcctaTACCTTTGTCCGGTTTTCGCGGCTACCAGACTCTGACACTTAGGTAGGACATAATAGGAGACATAAATCAACTTAGGTGCTTGGAATAgaaaacaatatgggattttgtgagtagcacggaattccagacttagattttttttttaaatttcttttttagtattttgtgcgcacaacaagccgatcactggcttaggtgtatgttcatagcgATATGAGccggataaatatctgcaccctgtTTTCACCCTAACATGTTTGCTTAGGCCATAGTATATACCGAAGTAAGTGAAAGAACAAAGGATGTAGAAGATGATCTTTTCCTCTTCTGGAGAAACGAAGATATATAAACACACCCGTATGGTGCAAGGGATCAAAAAAGGAAACCCACAAGGTATAAAAGATGGTAACTGGACAGACTGTGGAGAAACTATTACCGATGAGGGTATGGTTCAGCCAGCCAAACTAGGCGCCGAATTATTGCATAGGTGATCGAGTTTATTTtcgtattgaatgaaatttcgtccCGTATTTAATGGGTCATTGCACAACCTACAGAAGTTTTCCTCTACCTGTGCCCATGGAGACGTGAAAATCCTGacgttgcaatgaccagtcGGGACTTCTAGTCAAGCCTTCTCAGCCTTACGATAGCGATGTTCACAAAATACTCTGCAACAGGGCCTTTCCCACCCAGCAAGCCGCAGTGCAGTGGATTCACGGTCATAGTATATAACACCCTTGCAACCAAGAAGTTCGTACAGCGAAGGATTCACTGATTTCCAGGCAAGATCTGCTATTTACAGTGATCCATCCTACCCAGCTCTTCGGTCGCATCGTTCTCCGCCACGCCTTGATGGCCAGGTCCCAGCGTTCTCTAGATGCAAAGAACATTCTTGTCCCTTTTAATAGTCTCATGCAtagacctcagtcacttttggcgagttaaccgtgactgatccgaagagatgcgccaggttgttcaaccgtcaatttatcgtgcatcccgagagagacagggcaaggaggagagccattcgccgtattcgtggtctccgagccgatgaacagccatcacaatttaccgtgggcgaagttacgaatgtcatccgtggcgccaaatcttccaaggcgttgggccccgacggaatctctacattgatgctgaagaatctggatttacctggagttgagtaccttaccactgtccttaacctgtcattgaacactcttatagttcccgatgtctggaaaatgggcagagtgatcccgctactgaagcctggtaaagacccgagtttgggggagtcgtacagaccgatctcccttctctcaccagtggctaagacgcttgaggcattactcctcccgagcctcgtaggagaatttccattcgccgagcatcaacacggatttcggagactgcacagcacaacaacagctttgcatgccatcaccacacacatttgccgtggcttcaatcaacccaggccatgtgataggacggtcctcgtggcattggacctatcgaaggcattcgacacggtcagccatgccaaattatttgaggacatcgccaacacgtccctccagccaggccttaaacgttgggtcgcgaattatctgtgtggtcgccagtcatttgtggaatttagggataagaagtcaaaacaccgtagagtgaaacagggagttccccaaggcggggtgatatctccggctctgtttaacctctacctttcctccattccacctcctccagacggcatagagatcgtatcatatgcggacgactgtacgatcttggcatcaggccccccacccattgatgacatctgcgataggttgaacgtctacctcaacgagcttgcctcatatttcgctgcaagaaatctgaagatatccgccaccaaatcttcagccacactgttcactacaaatacgcgtgaggtgaattctgagctgactgtgatggtcgatggagaattgattccgaccatcaagtgtcccaaaatacttggcgtcacatttgacagctcctacactttctccccacatgccacagcaatctgcaataaagtcaaaagtagaaacaaggtcctcaagtcactcgctggcagcacttggggtgcagacaaagaaaccttgttgaccacgtacaaagcaattggccggtctgtggtaagttatgcagcgccagtgtggtcacgtcagctttgtgacacgcagtggaataatattcagatctgtcagaatgccgccctccgaactgcgacgggctgcctccttagttctcatgtggaccacctccaccaggagacaaagatcctaccagtgcgaagacataactacatgctgtctaagcaataccttttgggctgttatcgcagaaatcatccaaatcatcatcttgtggatagatacccaccgcccagaagccttaaggtagatctacatgatctagagcgtgaggtccagcgctacaagagagaacctctagatcaagcggcatatcaagcgggtctgaacaacattcatgcagacacggtagcagacgcgttaactggctaccgggtgaatgtagtccttggagtacgaccgccacccattgcacccgaagaaatcgacctcccccggcaaaccagagtgattctggctcaattacgttccggcagatgcagccgcctcaattcccacagagctaggattgatgccgacgtgcaagatgtatgtcccgactgtaaccagggaccgcacgatacacgtcacctgtttaactgcccggccagacccactcgactcagacccagatccctgtggacgcaccccatcttagtcgcggagttcctgggtcttgacactcaacagaatcaagcagacgaaagatagtacacaataaactgctacaacaacaacaacaacaacaaaactgccCTGCCCGGCACGGTAGAACTGTGTGCATTACACAGGTTGGAACCTTGacctccaatctgtgtggtgttcttcgttatcacgagaagcttagctaggAGCTACCGGGCGTGCCCACAAAGTAgagagtggagagtctcaatgaaaggccgggcggcaccagctCTTAAATATTGtgtgcttatgatgctcgatacgacaaggcgaaaTATTAGCAcctcggtcgtatagaccgaaacgagcttgctcgcctatgaGAACTTGATGAGGATCGTTACCTCCACAagtaaatgtggctacaacaacaaccctgGTAAAATCCAGCATCGATGGCGATGTTGGAAATGTAaccttcttgagacactagagagtgcaattaaatatccgatttggctcaaattttccaTGTGGTATTTTGCTATGCTAtgcttctaacagccatgaggtttttttttctaagcaaAACACTTAACAGATAAAAATTGTTAGTAAATTATTTTCTAAGATATAGGTTATATAGGTTAAAACTTTCGGTAATTACGATATATAACCTaaattttcactttatttttagattcatttcctcgaaatttcgacatttgcaaatgtcgtcagcaaGTCAACATGAAACCCATAACAAAGTTGCTATATTAaggtaatttttataaaaaaaaaatcagtacagtaataatttttttttattttaacatttttaatcaattttgtagaactcCTTGTTTGTCTTTACATGAAAACTAAGAACCATTAACCTTAAACTATTACATCTTTTTTGTAGTCTCCGCTGCCAGTCTTTGATCTCTCTAAAGTTGTATAAACTCAAAAGAGGGTTCTGCCGCCAAGTCAATAATGTTTGTACGGAATTCTTCAAATCCGGTAAAGGTGATATAATTAATGGCAACACACCATCATCAATATCTCCATCTAACTCGGTAGGTTCACAGGTGAGTTCAATATATGTGCGCAGAACATTCATTGACTGATATTCATGTTTTTTGCTTATTATCATAAATTAGGGTTCTGGTTCGAATACACCACCCGGTAAAATAGTGCCTCAAGATATACACTCAGCTTTACATCAGCAAAATCAGTTTTTCAATTATTTAGCCAGTAGTCATGAATTATGGGATCAAGCCGATCGTTTAGTGAGACAAGGCAATCATACAGGTAAGCaaacattaaatatttaaatgctATTTGCTAGTCCCTGTCTTAATCCaggttttaaaatttaatcaatGTTCTGAATTCTTCAAGGGCACTGATCATATTGCAATAGCCTAGCTTAATATACAGAATTTACAGATGATACAATGTTTATAACACAGAGTACATAGGAAATAAAACGTACAAGCATAACTGGCTTTACAGTGTAGCTTCAAAAAGAGGGAAataattttgggttgcccaaaaagtaattgcggattttttaaaagaaagtaaatgcatttttaataaaacttagaatgaactttaatcaaatattctttttttacacttttttctaaagcaagctaaaagtcacagctgataactgacagaagaaagaatgcaattgcagtcaccagctgtgaaaaaatttatgaaaaactatatgaaaaatccgcaattactttttgggcaatccaatattaaCATGCCGTAGCATGTTTTCAGCTACTGAAACCTCAACTGGTGCAGGGAAAAAGagtctcattgtaggaagtgatgctaatgaagCCCCTTTTTCCTGCAAAAGCGGATTCAACCaacaacttaaggcttgaaggcggcatctccgtATTgtatgccatatatagggaagccagccagtaatagGAGCTATTAATTTCAAggctcattgtaggaagtgatgctaatgtacATCACCAAATATGGAGGCCCGGCACGGGCTAGCTGTAAGCTAAACagtctggaacattgaggtccgatctgtgtggtgttcattgctgtcatgagaGCTTAGTTGCGAACTACCGGGcacgtccataggttgcggatagtggaatgctccatacggtgtAGCTGCAACGGCGGTCGCGGACACTtactcagcggtatcgagcggagagtctccgtgagaagccgggcggcaccggctcttgcacaaatactgagtgcctatgatgctcgatatgacaaggcgggttattggggCCTTTAAGTAATCAATATCCACCCTGTTTCCGCGGCAAAGGGTCctttagaccggaacgagcttgctcacctacaggagcttgacgagggtcggcaactccacataaaaatttggttacaacaacaacccactCTTCTTAGATctagatccctgtggacgcaccccatcttagtcgcaaagttcccggatctggatactcaacagaatcaagcagacgaaagatagaatacaacACAATGCTACGACAGACTGGcttcttggcttagggagatacacTCTGCTTGTATTAGCATTTCGTATTTACCTAtggaatggagggacacaaaggaaTGGAAGGGCAAAAGCAGCAAAACCCTTCCACACgtaggcgaaagattttcgtcttatTGGTCTGTCATCTTTTTTAATCAAGACTCTAGAGAGGtagatagaaacatatcttagtcacctgtctcggcaacagcatgcatatagtaagggcaagttcACTGAAACAGTCCTTCGTTGCCTACATAAAgttttctctcgctgtcaaggaatacacaatggtagaatttcttgacattggaGGTACTTTTAATAACGTAAAACCTACGTCTATCATGGAGATGCTAGACTTTCTAGGCATTAAGACTGCCGTAAGAAAGATCATAAAGATCTTACCTACTAAGAGATGCATTAAGGTAGTCTTGAGATCTGTGGAACTAAAAAGATGGGtgagcagaggaacacctcatgaAAGTGTTCTGTCTCTTCTACTTTAGCTGtctccattaacaatatattattgatgTTG
The Stomoxys calcitrans chromosome 3, idStoCalc2.1, whole genome shotgun sequence genome window above contains:
- the LOC106084721 gene encoding AF4/FMR2 family member lilli isoform X1, which encodes MDMKKLSKPRMDDYEYERRQRREREKSERQQVQTSSSSNREVALFPEPRRVNPSEDDDDIAAKLGDYSKVKEYINLYTVGFNSAHRHMPANAVLPGIVPTSPASSAVGATSSSMAPITASSSSRLLPPPLSSQSQQPPHHYQQHQQQLRQAPYVKQADNKPPYNGRGGYPGQPVNRSSSGMAPPKGPPGSSSSLLPPATTHMPNGRQTSSSSSSANEKSYLGPPAATTHNGRFSQPSVPKQRQKPAFPHEENDIKEIINHVTNKFRPPTMLTGIDATPHNTLMENYNLNEPNKHKYSFDISAKGNMIEPLLDSPPHIEMPAPRRVPPLLSAAPSATQMPSTQSASSNSNSSSSASSCSSMSMPTSSSTYIAPLPPANASALVSTNSNAISTSSSSGQSSMLLSSMNNSAITSSPTVPLSPLLGRPKDTGFLKPFKSEKPTPPPLERQNNTVANDLELSESDDDRVKQNRSAVNSSDSSPSDSSESGSESSKSENNQPVPQTAQHHLQQQQMTSALGPKKKIGGPGSATGSSSSSGLGSSAPPSGGSSSSSSNKTPSPSNTTKWQLSTYFNKAPLHQTPTQDVVSPSTTSVVNSVNSMNVANINMPITLRGGAQIIPEPPQQLTNIKNESMLDENEEDVDDVESRSFRRSRSTKKDAGKNESFPHPGLAATTAAFPTRKTPASLSVTPLSPMLTDIKKEASTPHPSLVMGSNQQQMNDYLAMSSNQIKHETLVIAGGHTTVTSYGVERFSNLSSDSNISDEGTRERLPVRGPGGTLQISGVPATITALPRSPPIVQKAPIPNTVTMIPIGPLPSSPPSVVGGRSLGSAQPTPTRAKKPRKKPKQTQRTIMAPDTSDEEQEDMGKQRLASPTVAKTMTTPGGTKKGRGRPRKTPNQSGNLSSASSASTSAKGPTLTAKKDINKKPSPASTTTPSKETSATARRRMSRLSSTVQDTPTPITTTPVKPIPIVAAAKIVPPTHITSQSNETMLNTSDDSSSSSDSSSYSNSKSSSSSSDSEAEGTKNNATLGPIASSSSDDNDEMIGSKSAAAAQNQKQSDPKTTIVAPKRIVKIFKSSLEDLSTASSTKANNICLSSSSSSESSADDFRTTSSFNNNNQQVVSVTSTVAAAGNTGGGGSSSQRSVNQQSPYKVSSTLSSRSRKHTPCSSAFSSESSGEDNSDSDLGEANKETNLKRDKPKSDKNKISTLTRIFKTSNEGGAKKQGQVVIVDQSEEQQQQQQQKHISPALRSSQENLASAHTPLQSTSTSHSPRLTPGGHLRSPRSLPMQPLANQVLTAGCMMAAASHRTPDRAPFDRVTTSAERKLQQRIKTPTRTPTRTPPTTRTPTPTPSAAVAAAAANSTASSVANPPSVSPVAATAAATALPARLPSSLICKIDLSRLLPIPVEWHANTYRLYGGQGQCGQQLTPASAGRTPIYDHETILNADLQSCNSQMRLKSSAGGGCTGSGGSGNATPKSTGNRTPLQTISNASERELSHSRESLHEISKDIVNPGRLSSRSTDGSIGGGGSTPKDLSAHLPPPGPPNGYSSAAAMARGYASPSALMSGKLGLSGVKHEQIIKHEPDAPEYNTANCNETKFKTDATSTDPSLIKQELLILKQDFKPSDLMNITDKATALCSPKDQMQLVDAKPRRKRSSSSSSSPYKEKKRKREKERDKDKDRDKDKDRDREKDKEREKEKEREKDKEMLVLDKDKAMVTDSFKPAKDSLDTEMINANGQTQKEDIHMMNQQFPPTNHERLLPEKPMLQPQEQHEKSNSNNNNNICSNNNNNSTNSTCNVSNTASPAHLQSSNTLTTTTTTTTAVLPSPSSQPTTIMPPPSNVGLISAITTPAPPTLITAASVAPQAAAMPLAPPINTTSNASSSIYPPTSFAPAAITSGGATAGTCNVAVPPTPQVVYRYRSYFERDDDAISDEFSKDKDNNKFLQEAIQRKHAADREQNTFNQVALYLEAVVYFLLTGAAMEQHGRFEDPAWTIYKDTLSLIKFISSKFRHLQMSSASQHETHNKVAILSLRCQSLISLKLYKLKRGFCRQVNNVCTEFFKSGKGDIINGNTPSSISPSNSVGSQGSGSNTPPGKIVPQDIHSALHQQNQFFNYLASSHELWDQADRLVRQGNHTDFFIALDHENGPLTLHSNVYEVFRYVQAGLKKLKDEMLIQ